In Kineococcus mangrovi, the following proteins share a genomic window:
- a CDS encoding YidH family protein: MSTRSAPEQPSRFPRAVYGVGDEPDPRFSLANERTFLAWIRTSLALLAAGVALEGLSLPLQPDLRLAASLLLVVLGLLTPLQAWRGWARDERAMRTGTPLPSPALALPLTVGTSVTGVLIVLGVLFR; this comes from the coding sequence ATGAGCACCCGGAGCGCCCCCGAGCAGCCGTCCCGGTTCCCGCGCGCCGTCTACGGGGTGGGCGACGAACCGGACCCCCGGTTCTCCTTGGCCAACGAACGCACGTTCCTGGCGTGGATCCGCACGTCCCTGGCGCTGCTGGCGGCGGGGGTCGCGCTGGAGGGCCTCAGCCTGCCGCTGCAGCCGGACCTGCGGTTGGCGGCGTCCCTGCTGCTGGTCGTCCTCGGGTTGCTGACGCCGCTGCAGGCGTGGCGCGGGTGGGCCCGCGACGAGCGGGCCATGCGCACCGGGACACCGCTGCCCTCCCCCGCGCTCGCGCTGCCGCTGACGGTGGGCACGTCGGTCACGGGCGTCCTCATCGTCCTCGGGGTGCTGTTCCGGTGA
- a CDS encoding alkaline phosphatase D family protein: MATPTDRRTFLTATGAVAGLAAATSAGVSPAAASSGRHRDDDPFTLGIASGDPTADGVVLWTRLAPEPFTADGGMGHRTVPVEWRVCTDEAMRCEVARGRALATPELAHSVHVEVVGLRPDREYHYQFRYRRAVSPVGRTRTLPSARSCPAELRFAFVSCQDFAYGYYPSYADIAAQDLGFVLHLGDYVYEGDVDARGGYRDAPVPEPARAAPRTLEQWRYRYSLYKSDPQLQAAHARHPFVVTWDDHEVANDYAGTAAEGRPDLAAVRAAAYQAYYEHQPLRRASIPRPDGGLRLHRGLEFGTLASVSVLDGRQYRTVPAGTWGEGPEVRDPAATMLGREQERWLDRRLHASRARWNVLGNDVMVAGLDHDGPTGDVVWHDSWDGYPVARERLFRSLESSRVSNPVFVTGDWHSTFVSDVHRQVERPGDSPVIATEFVGTSISSNGDGEVYGPYYGPMIAYNPQVRFFDGDRRGYVRCTVTPGQWRTELRMTPTVSTPDAPTQTWREFVVEDGRPGAQEV; the protein is encoded by the coding sequence ATGGCCACCCCCACCGACCGCCGCACGTTCCTCACCGCGACGGGCGCCGTCGCCGGGCTCGCCGCCGCCACCAGTGCGGGGGTGAGCCCCGCGGCGGCGAGCAGCGGACGCCACCGCGACGACGACCCGTTCACCCTCGGCATCGCCTCCGGCGACCCGACGGCGGACGGCGTCGTCCTGTGGACCCGACTGGCCCCGGAACCGTTCACGGCCGACGGGGGCATGGGCCACCGCACCGTCCCGGTGGAGTGGCGGGTCTGCACCGACGAGGCCATGCGGTGCGAGGTGGCCCGCGGTCGCGCCCTGGCCACCCCGGAACTCGCGCACTCGGTGCACGTCGAGGTCGTCGGGCTGCGGCCCGACCGCGAGTACCACTACCAGTTCCGGTACCGCCGGGCCGTGTCGCCCGTCGGCCGCACCCGCACCCTGCCGTCCGCGCGGTCCTGCCCGGCAGAGCTGCGCTTCGCGTTCGTCTCCTGCCAGGACTTCGCGTACGGGTACTACCCGTCCTACGCGGACATCGCCGCACAGGACCTCGGATTCGTCCTGCACCTCGGCGACTACGTCTACGAGGGCGACGTCGACGCCCGCGGCGGGTACCGCGATGCACCCGTCCCCGAACCCGCCCGGGCCGCGCCCCGGACGCTGGAGCAGTGGCGGTACCGGTACTCCCTCTACAAGAGCGACCCGCAGCTCCAGGCCGCGCACGCCCGGCACCCGTTCGTCGTGACGTGGGACGACCACGAGGTCGCCAACGACTACGCGGGGACGGCTGCGGAGGGGCGACCGGACCTCGCCGCCGTCCGGGCCGCCGCGTACCAGGCGTACTACGAGCACCAGCCCCTGCGCCGGGCGTCGATCCCCCGCCCCGACGGCGGGTTGCGGCTGCACCGGGGTCTGGAGTTCGGCACCCTCGCCTCCGTGAGCGTCCTCGACGGACGGCAGTACCGCACCGTCCCCGCCGGGACCTGGGGCGAGGGGCCCGAAGTGCGGGACCCCGCCGCCACGATGCTCGGCCGCGAGCAGGAACGGTGGCTGGACCGCCGCCTCCACGCCTCCCGCGCCCGGTGGAACGTCCTGGGCAACGACGTGATGGTCGCCGGTCTCGACCACGACGGCCCGACCGGCGACGTCGTGTGGCACGACTCGTGGGACGGCTACCCCGTCGCCCGCGAACGCCTCTTCCGGTCGCTGGAGAGTTCCCGGGTGTCGAACCCGGTGTTCGTCACGGGCGACTGGCACTCGACGTTCGTCAGCGACGTCCACCGGCAGGTCGAGCGCCCCGGCGATTCCCCCGTCATCGCGACGGAGTTCGTCGGCACCTCGATCTCCTCCAACGGCGACGGCGAGGTGTACGGGCCCTACTACGGCCCGATGATCGCCTACAACCCGCAGGTGCGGTTCTTCGACGGGGACCGCCGCGGTTACGTCCGCTGCACCGTGACACCCGGGCAGTGGCGGACGGAGCTGCGGATGACCCCGACCGTGTCGACGCCCGACGCACCCACGCAGACGTGGCGGGAGTTCGTCGTCGAGGACGGCCGACCCGGCGCCCAGGAGGTCTGA
- a CDS encoding SDR family oxidoreductase, translating into MTTHTALVTGANRGIGRAFATELLARGATVYAAARRPESIDLPGVTPVAVDITDPASIAAAAELAGDVDLLVNNAGISTGSTLLGDLDGVRAEMDVNFWGTLSMVRAFAPVLAANGGGTIVNVASALSWFSFPGAGAYAVSKAANWNMSNALRIELAGQGTRVVSVHLGAADTDMIRDYDGPKTAPADVATRTLDAVAAGAFEVVVDDWSEMVKASLAKDPREFYGQHLPA; encoded by the coding sequence ATGACGACCCACACCGCTCTGGTCACCGGCGCCAACCGCGGCATCGGCCGGGCCTTCGCCACCGAACTGCTCGCCCGCGGCGCCACCGTCTACGCCGCCGCCCGCCGTCCCGAGAGCATCGACCTGCCCGGGGTCACGCCCGTCGCCGTCGACATCACCGACCCCGCCTCGATCGCCGCCGCGGCGGAACTGGCCGGGGACGTCGACCTGCTCGTCAACAACGCCGGGATCTCCACCGGGTCGACCCTGCTCGGCGACCTCGACGGCGTCCGCGCCGAGATGGACGTGAACTTCTGGGGAACCCTGTCCATGGTCCGCGCCTTCGCCCCCGTGCTCGCCGCCAACGGCGGCGGGACGATCGTCAACGTCGCCTCCGCCCTGTCCTGGTTCTCCTTCCCCGGCGCCGGCGCCTACGCCGTCTCCAAGGCCGCGAACTGGAACATGAGCAACGCCCTGCGCATCGAGCTGGCCGGCCAGGGGACCCGCGTCGTCTCCGTCCACCTGGGCGCCGCGGACACCGACATGATCCGCGACTACGACGGCCCCAAGACCGCCCCCGCCGACGTCGCCACCCGCACCCTGGACGCCGTGGCGGCCGGGGCGTTCGAGGTCGTCGTCGACGACTGGAGCGAGATGGTGAAGGCGTCGCTGGCGAAGGACCCGCGGGAGTTCTACGGGCAGCACCTTCCGGCCTGA
- a CDS encoding MerR family transcriptional regulator yields the protein MRIGEVAKRSGVSVRALRYYEEQGLLQSERSPGGQRHYPDSAVERVRFIQNLYAAGLASKAVLRILPCMDHGILTDEMQDRLLAERERVQAQLEELTATRDKLDDVIRAGQAYRAYPSACAVAS from the coding sequence GTGCGCATCGGTGAGGTCGCGAAGCGCTCGGGGGTCAGCGTCCGGGCGTTGCGGTACTACGAGGAGCAGGGGCTGCTGCAGTCCGAGCGCAGCCCGGGTGGGCAGCGCCACTACCCGGACTCCGCGGTCGAGCGGGTCCGGTTCATCCAGAACCTCTACGCCGCCGGGCTCGCCAGCAAGGCCGTCCTGCGGATCCTGCCGTGCATGGACCACGGGATCCTGACCGATGAGATGCAGGACCGGCTGCTGGCCGAGCGGGAGCGCGTGCAGGCCCAGCTGGAGGAGCTGACGGCGACGCGGGACAAGCTCGACGACGTCATCCGCGCCGGTCAGGCGTACCGGGCCTACCCCTCCGCGTGCGCGGTGGCCTCGTGA
- a CDS encoding adenosine deaminase encodes MIGRTRVEDLPKAELHVHLEGTLEADHLLELARRHDVALPWRCVEEVRAAYAFTDLQSFLDVFFVGCRVLRERGDFADLTHRYLLRAAADGVVRAEVFFGVQTFLGLGVPLADQLDGIFEGFDRARAETGIDAALITSAQRHRTEDDALAMVDAVMPWADRIVGFGLGSTEIGNPPSGFARYFATVRDRGFRATAHAGEEGGPDYVREALDVGVERIDHGVRSVEDPDLVARLAREQVPLTVCPLSNQRLQVTPDLATHPLRTLLDAGVLVTVNSDDPSYFGGYVADNYRAVRDALDLTDGELEHLARNSLSATWAGPPATP; translated from the coding sequence GTGATCGGACGGACGAGGGTGGAGGACCTGCCCAAGGCGGAGCTGCACGTCCACCTCGAGGGGACGCTGGAGGCCGACCACCTCCTGGAGCTGGCGCGGCGGCACGACGTCGCGCTGCCGTGGCGCTGCGTGGAGGAGGTGCGCGCCGCGTACGCGTTCACCGACCTGCAGTCCTTCCTCGACGTGTTCTTCGTCGGGTGCCGGGTGCTGCGCGAGCGGGGCGACTTCGCTGACCTCACCCACCGCTACCTGCTGCGCGCGGCGGCCGACGGCGTGGTCCGGGCCGAGGTTTTCTTCGGGGTCCAGACGTTCCTCGGGCTCGGGGTCCCCCTGGCCGACCAGCTCGACGGGATCTTCGAGGGGTTCGACCGCGCGCGGGCCGAGACGGGCATCGACGCCGCGCTCATCACCTCGGCCCAGCGCCACCGCACCGAGGACGACGCCCTGGCGATGGTGGACGCCGTCATGCCGTGGGCGGACCGGATCGTCGGGTTCGGTCTCGGGTCGACCGAGATCGGGAACCCGCCGTCGGGGTTCGCGCGGTACTTCGCTACCGTCCGGGACCGGGGTTTCCGCGCCACCGCCCACGCCGGGGAGGAGGGCGGCCCCGACTACGTGCGGGAGGCCCTCGACGTCGGTGTCGAACGGATCGACCACGGTGTCCGGTCCGTGGAGGACCCCGACCTGGTGGCGCGGCTGGCCCGCGAGCAGGTGCCGCTCACGGTCTGCCCGCTGTCGAACCAGCGGCTGCAGGTGACGCCCGACCTGGCGACGCACCCGTTGCGGACGCTCCTGGACGCCGGCGTCCTCGTCACCGTGAACTCCGACGACCCCAGCTACTTCGGCGGCTACGTCGCGGACAACTACCGCGCCGTGCGCGACGCCCTCGACCTCACCGACGGCGAGCTGGAACACCTGGCGCGCAACAGCCTCAGCGCGACCTGGGCAGGTCCGCCAGCCACGCCTTGA
- a CDS encoding oxygenase MpaB family protein — protein MTYPDLPTLEQLTTAQRRGDDLADAVADAVHDDPAVRGQFARALREGSSSAAHPAVRAFVAEQERVAAAGEADLLAAGARATFTAPLAVHVFDTGAGALISSYRPPGPAAVLTGTGRLVHGTQHRLTETARWLSAASLPGGLVRGAEGWVMTAWVRLGHAVARRDVQRASASPDGVVPISQMDSVRTWLDFTVVAPRSAHRLGFAVTDAEYAQFLTYWQFLGSLLGVEPQLIAGAVDRRSAGELLRRVDALTGPPSQDSRVLTEAGIEALAVGLRDLVRVPLGPGRIAARTVARHLQGPDLGRALGLGDPAPQDRIVPVAAAVNRAGQTLLRRSDRVWNAVVELNVWTNRRFLRESAELVA, from the coding sequence GTGACGTACCCGGACCTGCCCACCCTGGAGCAGTTGACCACCGCTCAGCGGCGCGGTGACGACCTCGCGGACGCCGTGGCCGACGCCGTGCACGACGACCCCGCGGTCCGCGGGCAGTTCGCCCGCGCGCTGCGGGAGGGCTCGTCGTCGGCGGCGCACCCGGCGGTCCGCGCGTTCGTCGCCGAACAGGAACGGGTGGCGGCCGCGGGCGAGGCGGACCTGCTGGCGGCCGGGGCCCGCGCGACGTTCACGGCCCCGCTGGCGGTGCACGTGTTCGACACGGGCGCGGGTGCGCTCATCAGCTCCTACCGGCCCCCGGGCCCCGCGGCCGTCCTCACCGGCACCGGGCGGCTCGTGCACGGCACCCAGCACCGACTGACCGAGACCGCGCGGTGGCTCTCGGCCGCCTCACTGCCCGGTGGTCTCGTCCGCGGCGCCGAGGGCTGGGTCATGACGGCCTGGGTCCGCCTGGGGCACGCGGTGGCCCGCCGTGACGTCCAGCGGGCCTCGGCGTCCCCCGACGGGGTCGTCCCGATCAGCCAGATGGACTCGGTGCGGACGTGGCTGGACTTCACCGTCGTCGCACCGCGCTCCGCGCACCGGCTGGGGTTCGCCGTCACCGACGCCGAGTACGCGCAGTTCCTCACCTACTGGCAGTTCCTCGGATCGCTGCTGGGGGTGGAACCGCAGCTCATCGCGGGCGCCGTCGACCGGCGCTCGGCCGGCGAGCTCCTGCGCCGCGTCGACGCGCTCACCGGCCCCCCCTCGCAGGACTCGCGTGTCCTCACCGAGGCCGGGATCGAGGCCCTCGCCGTTGGCCTGCGCGACCTCGTCCGCGTCCCGCTGGGGCCGGGACGGATCGCGGCCCGCACCGTGGCGCGCCACCTGCAGGGTCCGGACCTCGGCCGCGCGCTGGGGCTGGGTGACCCCGCTCCGCAGGACCGGATCGTCCCCGTGGCCGCGGCCGTGAACCGGGCCGGGCAGACGCTGCTGCGCCGCTCGGACCGGGTCTGGAACGCGGTGGTGGAGCTGAACGTGTGGACGAACCGCCGGTTCCTGCGCGAGAGCGCCGAGCTCGTCGCGTGA
- a CDS encoding RNA-binding S4 domain-containing protein encodes MTRIDAWTWAVRLYKSRSLASAAVKAGHVRVNDERAKPATSVHVGDVVTVRAEGYDKVFEVVQLLDKRVGAPLAQAAYVDHSPPPPPKDEFFGAFGVRDRGAGRPTKRDRREMDDLRGRR; translated from the coding sequence ATGACGAGGATCGACGCGTGGACGTGGGCGGTCCGGCTCTACAAGAGCCGGTCGCTCGCGTCCGCCGCGGTGAAGGCGGGGCACGTCCGGGTCAACGACGAACGGGCGAAACCCGCGACGAGCGTCCACGTCGGGGACGTCGTGACGGTTCGGGCCGAGGGGTACGACAAGGTCTTCGAGGTCGTCCAGTTGCTGGACAAGCGCGTGGGTGCTCCCCTGGCCCAGGCGGCGTACGTGGACCACTCCCCGCCCCCGCCCCCCAAGGACGAGTTCTTCGGCGCGTTCGGCGTCCGCGACCGCGGCGCCGGCCGGCCGACGAAGCGGGACCGCCGCGAGATGGACGACCTGCGAGGACGACGGTGA